The Impatiens glandulifera chromosome 3, dImpGla2.1, whole genome shotgun sequence genome contains a region encoding:
- the LOC124930578 gene encoding RHOMBOID-like protein 2, protein MGVLAGTMIVKANIAMFIVIMFINKCPSNNISKMNGTCVARFLGRISFQPLKENPLFGPSSSALEKLGGLEWSKIVNEHQQWKLISCVWLHAGLIHLFANMLSLVFIGIRLEQQFRFLRIGGIYLLSGFDGSILSSLFIQKNISVGASGALFGLLGAMLSELFTNWTISEGPLHGIPYGLKDTIAVPEYKTMWGSKPSKIKY, encoded by the exons ATGGGCGTCCTGGCTGGTACGATGATCGTCAAAG ctaataTCGCTATGTTTATCGTCATCATGTTCATCAATAAATGTCCTAGTAACAATATATCGAAGATGAACGGAACTTGTGTTGCTAGATTCCTCGGTAGGATTTCATTTCAACCTCTCAAAGAGAATCCTCTCTTCGGTCCTTCTTCTTCAGC ATTGGAGAAATTAGGAGGATTAGAATGGAGTAAGATAGTGAATGAACATCAACAGTGGAAATTGATTAGTTGTGTATGGTTACATGCTGGACTTATACATCTTTTTGCGAATATGTTAAGCCTTGTTTTCATTGGAATTCGACTTGAACAACAATTTAGATTCC TTCGGATTGGAGGAATTTATCTATTGTCTGGATTTGATGGAAGCATATTATCTTCATTGTTTATACAGAAGAATATTTCAGTTGGTGCTTCTGGAGCTTTGTTTGGTCTTCTTGGTGCTATGTTATCTGAACTTTTCACTAATTGGACTATTTCAGAAG GTCCTCTTCATGGGATTCCTTATGGGTTGAAGGACACAATAGCTGTACCAGAATACAAGACGATGTGGGGCTCAAAACCTTCAAAAATcaagtattga